One genomic region from uncultured Tateyamaria sp. encodes:
- the hisD gene encoding histidinol dehydrogenase: protein MTIEYLKRGKPEAERAEDDAKTRAIVEATLADIEERGDAAVRALSEKFDSYSPDSFRLTQAEIDALIAELTPRELEDIKFAQQQVRDFAQAQRDSMLDIEVETMPGVILGHKNIPVQSVGCYVPGGKFPMVASAHMSVATASVAGVPRIIACTPPWQGKPNAAVIAAMHLGGAHEIYVMGGIQAVGAMAIGTQTIDSVHMLVGPGNAFVAEAKRQLFGRVGIDLFAGPTETMVIVDETVDAEMCATDLLGQAEHGYNSPAVLLTNSRKLAEETINEVDRILKILPTADTARKSWEDYGEIILCDTYEEMLEVADDVASEHVQVMTDRDDWFLEHMTCYGALFLGPRTNVANGDKVIGTNHTLPTRKAGRYTGGLWVGKYLKTHSYQKVTTDEAAAEIGAYGSRLCMLEGFVGHAEQCNLRVRRYGGVNVPYGEGAPARDAAE, encoded by the coding sequence ATGACGATTGAATACTTGAAGCGTGGCAAACCCGAAGCCGAGCGGGCCGAGGATGACGCCAAGACCCGCGCCATCGTTGAGGCGACGCTGGCGGACATAGAAGAGCGCGGCGATGCCGCCGTGCGCGCGTTGTCGGAGAAGTTCGACAGCTACAGCCCCGACAGCTTCCGCCTGACCCAGGCCGAGATCGACGCGCTGATCGCCGAGCTGACCCCGCGCGAGCTGGAGGACATCAAGTTCGCCCAACAGCAGGTCCGCGACTTCGCGCAGGCACAGCGCGACTCGATGCTGGACATCGAGGTCGAGACGATGCCGGGCGTCATCCTGGGCCACAAGAACATCCCCGTGCAGTCCGTGGGCTGCTACGTGCCGGGGGGCAAGTTCCCCATGGTTGCGTCGGCCCACATGTCCGTCGCCACGGCCAGTGTTGCCGGTGTGCCCCGCATCATCGCCTGCACACCGCCGTGGCAGGGCAAGCCCAATGCCGCCGTGATCGCGGCCATGCATCTGGGCGGTGCGCATGAAATCTATGTCATGGGCGGTATCCAGGCCGTGGGCGCCATGGCCATCGGGACCCAGACGATTGATTCCGTCCACATGCTGGTCGGCCCCGGCAACGCCTTCGTGGCCGAGGCCAAGCGCCAGCTTTTTGGCCGCGTGGGCATCGACCTCTTCGCCGGGCCGACCGAGACGATGGTCATTGTTGACGAGACCGTGGATGCCGAAATGTGCGCCACCGATCTGCTGGGTCAGGCCGAACACGGCTACAATTCACCGGCGGTTCTGCTCACCAACTCCCGCAAGCTGGCCGAAGAGACGATCAACGAGGTGGACAGAATTTTGAAAATTCTGCCCACCGCGGATACCGCCCGCAAAAGCTGGGAGGATTATGGCGAGATCATCTTGTGCGATACCTATGAGGAGATGCTGGAGGTCGCCGATGACGTGGCATCCGAGCATGTGCAGGTGATGACGGATCGCGACGACTGGTTCCTGGAACACATGACCTGCTATGGCGCGCTGTTCCTTGGTCCCCGCACGAACGTGGCCAATGGCGACAAGGTGATCGGCACCAACCACACCCTGCCCACCAGGAAGGCGGGGCGGTATACGGGTGGGCTGTGGGTCGGCAAGTACCTCAAGACGCACAGCTATCAAAAGGTCACCACGGACGAGGCGGCAGCCGAGATCGGGGCCTATGGTTCGCGGCTGTGTATGCTCGAAGGGTTCGTGGGCCATGCCGAGCAGTGCAATCTGCGAGTCCGCCGCTACGGCGGGGTGAACGTGCCCTATGGCGAGGGGGCCCCTGCGCGCGACGCAGCGGAGTAG
- a CDS encoding ester cyclase, with the protein MRGSRPEQAVLTRDTDMTKTDATRAVIEGMVDGLNDHRIDDIGQFFAQSFRWMGNTGCGTKTGLQEFQDNWQRPFQAAFADKVCVDEARLYMGEWAAAFGRQEATHAGTFMGIAPTGKRIEIRYMDFWKVEDGRITDNYVMVDFPHVLAQLGRDVFDGEGWEAFDRGEKTPPRPDA; encoded by the coding sequence ATGAGAGGGTCACGACCCGAACAAGCGGTTCTGACCCGCGACACAGACATGACCAAGACCGACGCAACCCGCGCGGTGATCGAAGGTATGGTGGATGGCCTGAATGACCATCGCATCGATGATATCGGCCAGTTCTTTGCCCAGTCCTTTCGCTGGATGGGCAATACGGGCTGTGGCACCAAGACGGGCCTGCAAGAGTTCCAGGACAATTGGCAGCGCCCCTTTCAGGCGGCGTTTGCGGACAAGGTCTGCGTGGACGAGGCGCGGCTGTACATGGGCGAATGGGCCGCGGCCTTTGGGCGGCAGGAGGCCACCCATGCCGGCACGTTCATGGGCATCGCCCCCACCGGCAAACGGATCGAGATCCGGTACATGGATTTCTGGAAAGTGGAAGACGGTCGCATCACCGACAATTACGTGATGGTCGATTTTCCCCACGTGCTCGCCCAGTTGGGGCGGGATGTTTTTGATGGTGAAGGCTGGGAGGCCTTCGATCGCGGCGAGAAGACCCCGCCGCGCCCCGACGCATGA
- a CDS encoding SOS response-associated peptidase: MCGRFAVTLPQDAMAQLFAAVPANDLPDVPNYNVCPTDAVHVVRSQDGQRRLAPMRWGFIPHWYKTPNDGPLLINARAETIAEKPAFRAACRERRAVILATGFYEWTRDGDTRLPWYITRSDGAPLAFAAVWQDWMLKGAEDPPMRTAAIVTTGANAPMSAIHHRMPVILERDDIGLWLGEQGKGAATLMRAAPDDALCWHRVDTAVNSNRAAGPGLIDPIAG; this comes from the coding sequence ATGTGTGGACGTTTTGCCGTGACCCTGCCCCAGGACGCGATGGCGCAATTGTTCGCGGCCGTGCCCGCGAATGACCTGCCGGATGTACCCAACTACAACGTCTGTCCCACTGATGCCGTTCATGTCGTGCGCAGTCAGGACGGGCAGCGCCGCCTTGCGCCCATGCGCTGGGGGTTCATCCCGCACTGGTACAAGACGCCGAATGACGGGCCGCTTCTGATCAACGCGCGGGCCGAGACGATTGCCGAAAAGCCGGCCTTTCGCGCGGCCTGCCGGGAACGGCGGGCCGTGATCCTGGCCACAGGGTTTTATGAATGGACGCGCGACGGGGATACGCGGCTGCCCTGGTACATCACCCGCTCGGATGGCGCGCCGCTGGCCTTTGCCGCCGTGTGGCAGGACTGGATGCTGAAAGGTGCGGAGGATCCGCCCATGCGGACCGCCGCCATCGTCACCACAGGGGCCAATGCGCCGATGTCCGCCATCCATCACCGCATGCCGGTGATCCTGGAGCGGGACGATATCGGCCTGTGGCTGGGCGAACAGGGCAAGGGGGCCGCCACGCTGATGCGGGCCGCCCCCGATGATGCGCTGTGCTGGCACCGTGTCGACACGGCGGTCAATTCCAACCGGGCCGCGGGGCCCGGCCTGATCGACCCGATCGCGGGTTAG
- a CDS encoding carbohydrate ABC transporter permease, with translation MSKATAQPLSLKVASGAFLAFWCLIAAFPIVWIAVMSVKSPRDAFDASAWNVITGPATRAAGNGLSFLDILLGLVVLYLAIRWAFTRLPGLVQQFSPPGWIVLGWLVGAAVYGLLFVLIFLGALPYISGALNGIAGPLGTPILGLTTEHYVAVWGENQFYRNFMNSMIVTAGVVTVSLTVGTLAGYGLARSGSNLAFWLLIIALVFRALPHSVLVAGYLPWFINSAEILRPILGDLSPTLYGQPWAIIAVLVAINQPFTIWMLRSFFQNIPSELDEAARVDGCSHFQAFRRVIMPVMWPGVITTGLFSFLLGYNDFLVTALLLDAQNQTMVPAIAGYFNRETTTTDQVEAVAAAVSITAPLFLLVMVFQRQIVSGLTAGAVKG, from the coding sequence ATGAGTAAAGCCACCGCACAGCCCTTGTCGCTCAAGGTCGCATCGGGCGCGTTCCTTGCCTTCTGGTGCCTGATCGCGGCCTTTCCGATCGTCTGGATCGCCGTGATGAGCGTGAAATCCCCGCGCGACGCCTTTGATGCCAGCGCGTGGAACGTGATCACCGGGCCGGCCACACGGGCCGCCGGCAACGGTCTCAGCTTCCTCGACATCCTGCTGGGGCTGGTCGTGCTCTACCTGGCCATCCGCTGGGCCTTCACCCGACTTCCGGGGCTGGTTCAGCAGTTTTCGCCGCCGGGATGGATCGTGCTGGGCTGGCTGGTGGGGGCGGCGGTCTATGGCCTTCTGTTCGTGCTGATCTTCCTGGGCGCGCTGCCCTACATCTCGGGTGCACTGAACGGCATTGCCGGACCGTTGGGCACCCCGATTCTGGGCCTGACGACGGAACATTACGTGGCGGTCTGGGGCGAAAACCAGTTCTACCGCAACTTCATGAACTCCATGATCGTGACGGCGGGTGTTGTGACGGTGTCGCTGACGGTGGGCACGCTCGCGGGCTACGGGCTGGCCCGCTCGGGCTCGAACCTGGCCTTCTGGCTTCTGATCATCGCGCTTGTCTTCCGCGCCCTGCCGCATTCGGTCCTGGTGGCGGGGTACCTGCCGTGGTTCATCAATTCGGCCGAAATCCTGCGTCCGATCCTGGGCGACCTCAGCCCGACGCTCTATGGCCAGCCCTGGGCGATCATCGCGGTGCTGGTGGCGATCAACCAGCCCTTCACGATCTGGATGCTGCGCTCGTTCTTCCAGAACATCCCGTCCGAACTGGACGAGGCGGCGCGGGTCGACGGCTGTTCGCACTTCCAGGCGTTCCGCCGCGTGATCATGCCGGTCATGTGGCCCGGGGTAATCACGACGGGTCTCTTCAGCTTCCTGTTGGGGTACAACGACTTTCTGGTGACCGCCCTGCTGCTGGATGCGCAGAACCAGACGATGGTTCCGGCCATCGCGGGCTACTTCAACCGTGAAACCACCACGACCGACCAGGTCGAGGCGGTTGCCGCCGCCGTGTCCATCACCGCCCCCCTGTTCCTGCTTGTGATGGTGTTCCAGCGCCAGATCGTGTCGGGCCTCACAGCAGGTGCGGTGAAGGGCTGA
- a CDS encoding GMC family oxidoreductase N-terminal domain-containing protein produces the protein MTRDYDHIVVGGGSAGCAVAARLAERPNARVCVIEAGPSDRDIRVKVPFGLVNLMRSDVRNWKRETVPMAAAGDRRVSVPRGRMLGGSGSINSMVWFRGTRADFDAWGLPGWDSDTVWRAFEAVEARMTPARLPHPHPLSDAFGRVFPANDPQAPPTPERQSAGVFHTNMRNGARWSAADGFLRPSGADVVTDAEVDHLTFDGDRVTGVVLRDGRALQARAGVVLSAGSIESPMILMRSGIGPGADLTRNGIDVRIDAPGVGANLHDHPGFGLHFKGRGSGYGLTLGQLPAWALSPLQWLLTRTGRLTSNTVEAGAFYSVTDSAVPDIQTHFLPFLMGWQGRAIIWGSGYFADVCLCQPRSRGRLAMGRDRYKPLIDLNLFGDAWDLDMMVKGVERLRQVLDTAPFGARRAPEGFPGKAVTGDALREAIRTRAGTAYHPVGTVALGGPLDAHGAVRGIGNLWVADASVMPRITSANTNAPSMMIGWQIGGHVAAAAERKAA, from the coding sequence ATGACACGGGACTACGATCATATCGTTGTGGGCGGTGGCTCTGCTGGATGCGCGGTGGCAGCGCGTCTTGCCGAACGACCAAATGCAAGGGTCTGCGTGATCGAAGCGGGCCCATCGGATCGCGACATTCGGGTGAAGGTGCCCTTTGGTCTGGTGAACCTGATGCGGTCGGATGTCCGCAACTGGAAGCGCGAGACAGTGCCCATGGCCGCCGCCGGGGACCGTCGCGTTTCCGTGCCGCGCGGGCGTATGCTGGGTGGATCGGGGTCGATCAACTCCATGGTCTGGTTTCGCGGGACGCGTGCCGATTTCGACGCCTGGGGCCTGCCCGGTTGGGACAGCGACACGGTCTGGCGCGCCTTCGAGGCGGTGGAAGCGCGGATGACCCCCGCGCGGTTGCCGCATCCGCATCCCCTGTCCGACGCATTCGGCCGCGTGTTTCCCGCCAATGATCCACAGGCGCCGCCCACACCCGAACGCCAGAGCGCGGGCGTCTTTCACACCAACATGCGCAACGGCGCGCGCTGGTCTGCGGCGGACGGCTTCCTGCGACCCTCCGGGGCCGATGTCGTCACGGATGCGGAAGTGGATCACCTGACCTTTGACGGGGACCGCGTCACCGGTGTGGTGCTGCGTGACGGGCGGGCCCTGCAAGCGCGTGCGGGCGTGGTGCTGTCCGCAGGCAGCATTGAAAGCCCGATGATCCTGATGCGCTCGGGCATTGGTCCGGGTGCGGACCTGACACGCAACGGCATTGACGTGCGTATCGATGCGCCGGGTGTCGGCGCAAACCTGCATGATCACCCGGGCTTTGGCCTGCATTTCAAAGGGCGCGGGTCCGGCTATGGCCTGACGCTGGGCCAGCTGCCCGCGTGGGCCCTGTCGCCGCTGCAATGGCTGCTGACCCGCACGGGCCGTCTGACATCGAACACGGTCGAGGCGGGCGCCTTCTACAGCGTGACCGACAGCGCCGTGCCCGACATCCAGACCCATTTCCTGCCCTTCCTGATGGGCTGGCAGGGCCGGGCGATCATCTGGGGATCGGGGTATTTCGCGGATGTGTGCCTGTGCCAACCGCGGTCGCGCGGCCGTCTGGCGATGGGCAGGGACAGGTACAAACCGCTTATCGATCTGAACCTTTTTGGCGATGCGTGGGACCTGGACATGATGGTCAAGGGGGTCGAACGCCTGCGCCAAGTGTTGGATACGGCGCCGTTTGGCGCGCGCCGCGCCCCGGAAGGGTTCCCCGGCAAGGCCGTGACTGGTGACGCGTTGCGCGAGGCGATCCGCACGCGCGCGGGCACGGCCTATCATCCCGTTGGCACCGTGGCCCTGGGCGGCCCGCTTGATGCGCACGGGGCCGTCAGGGGGATCGGGAACCTGTGGGTTGCGGACGCATCGGTCATGCCGCGCATCACATCCGCCAACACCAATGCCCCGTCCATGATGATCGGGTGGCAAATCGGTGGCCATGTGGCCGCCGCTGCGGAAAGGAAAGCAGCATGA
- a CDS encoding ABC transporter ATP-binding protein: MAEIQLRNINKRWGSFVGVDNFDLTIADEEFLVLLGPSGCGKTTTMRMIAGLEDATEGDIVIDGKRVNDLDPKDRDVAMVFQSYGLYPHLNVYENIRFPLKVRKVDPATHDEKVRRASAMVELDDFLHRKPAELSGGQRQRVALARAIVREPNVFLMDEPLSNLDAKLRVSTRAQIKNLSHELKVTTVYVTHDQIEAMTLADRVVVMKQGKVQQVGTPTEIYDRPANTFVASFIGSPAMNLMEGTMAGGTFTGVNVSISGLTAPDGPTTLGFRAEDAALADTGGQITAPIYTIELLGDATMLTVRAGGQLVSIKAHKEFRAEIGDSVSFSVPAGICHAFDSESGERLA; encoded by the coding sequence ATGGCAGAGATTCAGCTGCGCAACATCAACAAGCGTTGGGGGTCCTTTGTGGGGGTCGACAATTTCGACCTGACCATCGCGGATGAAGAGTTCCTGGTGCTGCTGGGCCCGTCGGGCTGTGGCAAGACCACCACGATGCGGATGATCGCAGGCCTGGAAGACGCCACCGAAGGGGACATTGTCATCGACGGCAAGCGCGTCAACGATCTGGACCCCAAGGACCGCGATGTGGCGATGGTGTTCCAGTCCTATGGTCTGTACCCGCACCTGAATGTCTACGAGAACATCCGCTTTCCGCTGAAGGTGCGCAAGGTTGACCCGGCCACCCATGACGAGAAGGTGCGCCGCGCCAGCGCCATGGTCGAGCTGGATGATTTCCTGCATCGCAAGCCTGCCGAACTGTCGGGGGGGCAGCGCCAGCGCGTGGCCCTGGCCCGCGCTATCGTGCGCGAGCCCAACGTGTTTCTGATGGACGAGCCGCTGTCGAACCTGGATGCCAAGCTGCGGGTGTCGACGCGGGCGCAGATCAAGAACCTCAGCCACGAATTGAAGGTCACCACCGTCTATGTGACCCATGACCAGATCGAGGCCATGACGCTGGCCGACCGCGTGGTGGTGATGAAGCAGGGCAAGGTGCAGCAGGTCGGCACGCCGACCGAAATCTATGACCGGCCCGCCAACACCTTCGTGGCCAGCTTCATCGGCTCTCCGGCGATGAACCTGATGGAGGGCACGATGGCCGGCGGTACCTTTACCGGTGTCAATGTGTCGATCAGCGGCCTGACCGCCCCTGACGGCCCGACGACCCTGGGGTTTCGCGCCGAAGACGCCGCCCTGGCCGACACGGGCGGCCAGATCACGGCCCCCATCTACACCATCGAGCTTTTGGGCGATGCCACCATGCTGACCGTGCGCGCGGGCGGGCAACTGGTGTCGATCAAGGCGCACAAGGAGTTTCGGGCCGAGATTGGCGACAGCGTGTCGTTTTCGGTCCCGGCGGGCATCTGCCACGCCTTCGATTCCGAGTCAGGCGAACGTCTCGCCTGA
- a CDS encoding sugar ABC transporter permease codes for MKFKTFFWFVAPSVFMMLLFIAAPLISVFIQSFQITQPVMQQIEVETCTPGFLTQTCVTEVKTVPIIDEETGRTQTTTEWVGFQSYQNVLQMDKFWAAIGSGNWGEILQIDFWKALRFTLMFTLVTLPLVVGVGLMIALAVNNAAKSLRGPVIFVSLLPFIITPVIGSLSIYWLFVGDGILTATLERWTGQDIAMFAQAWTIELLMYFYRVWHVAPFAFVIFYAGLQTVNMDTLESAIIDGANRFERLRYVIVPHLMPLIIFIALIHLMDCYRVFDEIIGFRSQAHVISLQWLTFDFLTPDDAGNRAISRAAASAMLTMVGIVILLILPLRRTWRDHKGGAH; via the coding sequence ATGAAGTTCAAGACGTTCTTCTGGTTCGTGGCCCCGTCGGTCTTCATGATGCTGCTCTTTATCGCGGCACCGCTGATTTCGGTCTTTATCCAGTCCTTTCAGATCACGCAGCCCGTCATGCAGCAGATCGAGGTCGAGACCTGCACGCCGGGCTTCCTGACTCAGACCTGCGTGACAGAGGTCAAGACGGTTCCCATCATTGACGAGGAAACGGGCAGGACCCAGACCACCACGGAATGGGTGGGCTTTCAAAGCTACCAGAACGTGCTGCAGATGGATAAGTTCTGGGCCGCCATCGGGTCGGGCAATTGGGGCGAGATCCTGCAGATCGACTTCTGGAAGGCGCTGCGCTTCACGCTCATGTTCACGCTGGTGACGCTGCCGTTGGTGGTCGGGGTGGGGTTGATGATCGCGCTGGCCGTGAACAACGCGGCCAAGTCGCTGCGCGGCCCGGTGATCTTCGTGTCGCTTCTGCCCTTTATCATCACGCCCGTGATCGGGTCGCTGTCGATCTACTGGCTGTTCGTGGGCGACGGCATTCTGACCGCCACGCTGGAACGCTGGACGGGTCAGGACATTGCCATGTTCGCGCAGGCCTGGACGATCGAGTTGCTGATGTATTTCTACCGCGTCTGGCACGTGGCGCCCTTTGCCTTCGTGATCTTCTATGCGGGCCTGCAAACGGTGAACATGGACACGCTGGAGAGCGCCATCATCGACGGCGCCAACCGGTTCGAGCGTCTGCGCTATGTGATCGTGCCGCACCTGATGCCGCTGATCATCTTCATCGCGCTGATCCACCTGATGGACTGCTACCGCGTCTTTGACGAGATCATCGGCTTCCGCAGCCAGGCGCATGTCATTTCCCTGCAATGGCTGACCTTCGATTTCCTGACACCGGATGACGCAGGCAACCGGGCCATCAGCCGGGCCGCCGCCAGCGCCATGCTGACCATGGTAGGCATCGTGATCCTGCTGATCCTGCCACTGCGCCGCACCTGGCGCGACCACAAAGGGGGGGCGCATTGA
- a CDS encoding extracellular solute-binding protein, with product MYLKKLALAGAISLLGTTAFAACSYENDVPLKSLSAGFEAWKAVTDAMAECGNFQAELDQEFRTKQPAAFEANPSLYHIGGVSNGTITPLLNAGTIRPLDDLVAKYGENLSPNQLIRVDGKIMAVAMMVNTQHLMYREDIFSDLGIDTPTTWTEVFAAAEKIEAAGVVDHAIGATMKSGWNLAQEFVNMYPGFGGAFFNDDNTTAVNSDAGMKALETMKATLEFTDPEVLVSDSTYVQQQFQQGKIAMANLWASRAGAMNDEAESQVVGKVKMAAAPVAMDGGAPATTLWWDGIVIAANITDEEADAAFRLAMEGLDSDMVTANNEAAIWLVNGYEPGPLAEGAIATATANPAPPAYPSTTQMGLLHTALGNELPAFLTGERDAEATLVAVTEAYTTSAKEAGVLE from the coding sequence ATGTATTTGAAGAAACTGGCACTTGCGGGCGCGATCTCGCTTTTGGGGACCACGGCCTTTGCCGCGTGTTCCTATGAAAATGACGTGCCGCTGAAGTCGCTGTCTGCCGGGTTTGAAGCCTGGAAAGCGGTGACGGATGCCATGGCCGAGTGCGGCAATTTCCAGGCCGAACTGGATCAGGAATTCCGCACCAAGCAACCTGCGGCATTCGAAGCCAACCCGTCGCTGTACCATATCGGCGGCGTGTCGAACGGGACCATCACCCCGCTGCTGAACGCGGGCACCATCCGTCCGCTGGACGATCTGGTCGCGAAATATGGTGAGAACCTGTCGCCCAACCAGCTGATCCGCGTGGATGGCAAGATCATGGCCGTCGCCATGATGGTGAACACCCAGCACCTGATGTACCGCGAGGATATCTTCAGCGATCTGGGCATCGACACGCCCACCACGTGGACCGAAGTGTTTGCCGCGGCCGAGAAGATCGAAGCCGCCGGTGTCGTGGACCACGCCATTGGTGCCACCATGAAATCCGGCTGGAACCTGGCCCAGGAATTCGTGAACATGTACCCCGGCTTTGGTGGCGCGTTCTTCAATGACGACAACACCACCGCCGTGAATTCCGACGCCGGGATGAAGGCGCTGGAGACCATGAAGGCCACGCTTGAGTTCACCGATCCCGAAGTGCTGGTCAGTGACAGCACCTATGTGCAGCAGCAGTTCCAGCAGGGCAAGATCGCCATGGCGAACCTGTGGGCGAGCCGCGCCGGTGCGATGAATGACGAGGCAGAAAGCCAGGTCGTGGGCAAGGTCAAGATGGCCGCGGCCCCCGTGGCGATGGATGGCGGCGCGCCTGCCACCACGCTGTGGTGGGACGGTATCGTGATCGCCGCCAACATCACGGACGAGGAAGCCGATGCGGCGTTCCGTCTGGCGATGGAAGGGTTGGACAGCGACATGGTCACCGCCAACAACGAAGCGGCCATCTGGCTTGTGAACGGGTATGAGCCCGGCCCGCTGGCCGAAGGTGCGATTGCAACCGCAACGGCGAACCCGGCCCCGCCTGCATACCCGTCGACCACGCAGATGGGTCTGCTGCACACCGCGCTGGGCAACGAGCTGCCTGCCTTCCTGACGGGCGAGCGTGACGCGGAAGCAACGCTTGTTGCCGTGACCGAGGCCTACACGACCTCGGCCAAGGAAGCCGGCGTGCTGGAGTAA
- a CDS encoding acyl-CoA dehydrogenase: MNVETKILKAKDAPDLGSFDWSDPLRLSDQLNEDERMIQASAQAYAHEKLAPRVVSAFAEEATDPDIFREMGEMGLLGVTLPEDYGGLGGSYVSYGLVAREVERIDSGYRSMMSVQSSLVIYPIYAYGSEEQRQKYLPKLASGAWIGCFGLTEPDAGSDPAGMKTTARKTDSGYVLNGSKMWISNAPIADVFVIWAKSDAHGGKIRGFVLEKGMAGLSAPKIENKLSLRASITGEIVMDGVEVGEDALLPDVQGLKGPFGCLNRARYGISWGAMGAAEFCWHAARQYGLDRKQFGKPLAQTQLFQKKLADMQTEITLGLQASLQVGRLMDAAQAAPEMISIVKRNNCGKALEIARAARDMHGGNGISGEFQVMRHMVNLETVNTYEGTHDVHALILGRAQTGLQAFF; this comes from the coding sequence ATGAACGTCGAGACAAAGATCCTGAAGGCCAAGGACGCGCCGGACCTTGGGTCCTTTGACTGGTCCGACCCGTTGCGCCTGTCGGACCAGCTGAATGAGGACGAACGGATGATCCAGGCCTCGGCGCAGGCCTATGCCCATGAAAAGCTGGCGCCGCGCGTTGTCAGCGCCTTTGCGGAGGAGGCCACCGACCCCGACATCTTCCGCGAGATGGGAGAGATGGGCCTCTTGGGCGTGACGCTGCCGGAAGACTACGGCGGTCTGGGCGGCTCTTATGTGTCCTACGGTCTGGTCGCCCGCGAGGTCGAGCGCATCGACAGCGGGTACCGGTCGATGATGTCGGTGCAGTCGTCCCTCGTGATCTATCCGATCTATGCCTACGGGTCGGAAGAGCAGCGGCAGAAATACCTGCCCAAACTCGCCTCGGGCGCGTGGATCGGGTGTTTTGGCCTGACCGAACCCGACGCGGGCAGCGACCCGGCGGGCATGAAGACAACCGCGCGCAAGACGGACAGCGGCTATGTGCTGAACGGATCGAAGATGTGGATTTCGAACGCGCCTATCGCGGATGTGTTCGTGATCTGGGCCAAGTCGGACGCCCATGGTGGCAAGATCCGGGGCTTTGTCCTGGAAAAGGGCATGGCGGGGCTGTCTGCGCCGAAGATCGAGAACAAGCTGTCGCTGCGCGCCTCCATCACGGGCGAGATCGTGATGGACGGGGTCGAGGTGGGCGAGGATGCGCTGTTGCCGGATGTGCAGGGGTTGAAAGGGCCGTTCGGCTGTCTGAACCGCGCGCGCTATGGCATTTCCTGGGGGGCGATGGGGGCGGCCGAGTTCTGCTGGCACGCCGCGCGTCAATACGGGCTGGACCGCAAGCAGTTCGGCAAGCCGCTGGCGCAGACGCAGCTGTTCCAGAAGAAGCTGGCGGACATGCAGACCGAGATCACGCTGGGCCTGCAGGCCTCCTTGCAGGTCGGGCGGCTGATGGATGCGGCACAGGCCGCGCCCGAGATGATTTCCATCGTGAAACGCAACAATTGCGGCAAGGCGCTGGAGATCGCGCGGGCGGCGCGCGACATGCATGGCGGCAACGGGATTTCGGGTGAGTTTCAGGTCATGCGCCATATGGTCAACCTGGAGACGGTCAACACCTATGAGGGGACGCATGACGTGCATGCGTTGATCCTGGGCCGCGCTCAGACCGGATTGCAGGCGTTTTTCTGA
- a CDS encoding ester cyclase, with product MTSDISAVRQGLHAIWAAEDAAAQQAFRTCFAPDCAFFFSHPVNTPQDAWADVYAPVRAALRHARRRDEIFISGQNRRAVGGTWIASFTHYVGTFSAPLWGLTPSNRLAFLRAGEFYRVDGDTIIEARIILDLPDLMRQAGRDPFGGRLGTEMLFPGPATHDGILPMGNGTQSLDLIESMLGDLHVYDPETGASKGQTGRDGYWADDMLWYGPGGIGSNYRWDGFVKDHRAPFLAAFPDRKGGNHYARIGMGNYAAISGWPSMTMTHRGPYLGVAATGRDLTLRVMDFYRCADGQIAENWVMLDYMDLFRQMGVDLIARSNALPPSSG from the coding sequence ATGACATCAGATATCTCCGCAGTGCGACAGGGGTTGCACGCCATTTGGGCCGCCGAGGATGCCGCAGCGCAGCAGGCGTTCAGAACCTGTTTTGCACCTGATTGCGCTTTCTTTTTCTCGCATCCGGTGAACACGCCGCAAGACGCCTGGGCCGATGTCTATGCCCCGGTTCGCGCTGCACTGCGGCACGCGCGGCGCCGCGATGAAATTTTCATCTCCGGTCAAAACCGCCGCGCGGTGGGCGGCACCTGGATCGCGTCCTTCACCCACTATGTCGGCACCTTTTCCGCGCCATTATGGGGCCTCACCCCATCGAATCGCCTCGCCTTCCTGCGCGCGGGTGAATTCTACCGGGTCGATGGCGACACGATCATCGAGGCACGGATCATCCTCGACCTGCCGGACCTGATGCGCCAGGCCGGGCGCGATCCGTTCGGCGGGCGCCTGGGGACCGAGATGCTGTTTCCCGGTCCCGCCACCCATGACGGGATATTGCCCATGGGCAACGGCACGCAAAGCCTTGATTTAATTGAATCCATGCTGGGCGACCTGCATGTCTACGACCCCGAAACCGGCGCCTCCAAAGGGCAGACGGGCCGGGACGGATACTGGGCAGATGACATGCTGTGGTACGGGCCGGGCGGGATCGGATCGAATTACCGCTGGGACGGGTTTGTCAAAGACCACCGCGCACCGTTCCTTGCCGCCTTTCCCGACCGCAAGGGCGGCAACCACTATGCCCGCATCGGCATGGGCAACTACGCCGCCATCTCGGGCTGGCCGTCGATGACAATGACACATCGCGGCCCCTATCTGGGCGTCGCCGCAACAGGCAGGGACCTGACGCTGCGCGTGATGGACTTCTATCGCTGCGCCGACGGTCAGATCGCCGAAAACTGGGTGATGCTTGATTACATGGACCTGTTTCGGCAAATGGGCGTCGACCTCATCGCACGATCAAACGCCCTGCCCCCTTCTTCTGGCTAG